The following is a genomic window from Desulfofarcimen acetoxidans DSM 771.
AAATTATTGCCTGATCAGACTTATCATGTTGGCAAAGAGCTTTTGGTAAAATTTAATATAACAGCTAATAATGATGAACTGGTTGAGATCAAAACCAGAGTTCGTATAGTAAGAGAAGACCAATTGGCGACACAAACAAGACCAGGGCAGCGATTAGGGTGTTATGGTGTTTCATTTGTGGGATTAAGTGAGAAGTTTAGAGAAAAAATCATTAGTTTTATTTTTCGCATAATGGCTGTAAGAAATAAATAAGCTACAGGTAGGTGATTGCCCCCGAATGGAGCCGAAAAAGCTGTGGGAAGCGTACATCAGTAACCGTGATAAAAAAGCCCGCGAAAAGCTTATTTTAATGTATCTCCCTCTTGTTAAGCATTTGTCGGGTCGGTTGGCGGTAAGACTACCTATCGGCATCAGTTATGAGGATCTGGAGGGGTATGGGGTAGTCGGTCTGATTGAATCGATTGAGAAGTTTAATCCTGCCAAAGGTGTTAGCTTTGAGACTTTTGCCTACCGTCGTATACGGGGAGCAATCATTGATGAAGTCAGAAAACTTTACTGGGTACCCAGAACTCTCTGGCAGAAATTTCAGGCAGTTAACGCAGAGAGAGAACGTTTGCGAAGAATAAACGGTGACAATGTAACTGATGAGCAGGTTGCTGCTTCATTAAACATAT
Proteins encoded in this region:
- a CDS encoding sigma-70 family RNA polymerase sigma factor; the protein is MEPKKLWEAYISNRDKKAREKLILMYLPLVKHLSGRLAVRLPIGISYEDLEGYGVVGLIESIEKFNPAKGVSFETFAYRRIRGAIIDEVRKLYWVPRTLWQKFQAVNAERERLRRINGDNVTDEQVAASLNISIAELHKTSNCYNQLNMNSLDEVLTSSDGDSVRLGNLIPDPNSPDPLDVVEEQDGRRILAEAVNSLNEKDRLVMALYYQERLTLKEIGQVLEVSESRVCQLHARAMSRLRQKIKEML